The genomic stretch GCCGGACACGCCCTCGCCCAGCGCCTCCACGACGCCCACGGCATCGAGCCCCGGCGTGAAGGGTGGCTGCCGCGTGCCGTACCTCCCCTGCCGCGCGAGCAGGTCGGCGTAGTTCACGCCGCCCACGGTGACGCGCACGCGCACCTGACCGGGGCCGGGCTGCGGCAGGGAGCGCGGCTCCCAGTGCAGGACGTCGGGGCCGCCGAAGTCGTGGACGATGATGGCCTGGCTCGCGGATTCAGGGCTCATGCCCTCCAGTGGACACGAAAAACCGCCCCCGATGTGGGAGCGGTCTTGAGCGTCCGGTGCGCCTGCGAGCGCAGGCCCGCCACCGGATTGGGACTCAGTAGAACTTGGTGATGCGCTCGACGCTGTGGCGGTGGTGGGGGAAGCCTTCCTCGGCGCGCTTGCCGATGGGCAGCAGGCCCGCGAACTGGACGTGCTCGGGCAGGCCCAGCAGTTCCTTCACGGCCTGGGGGTTGAAGCCCAGCATGGGCACGGTGTCGTAGCCCTTGCCGCGGGCGGCGAGCATCAGGAAGCCGAAGGCGATGTTCGCCTGCGACAGGCCCCACTGGCCGCGCTGGGCGACGTCCTGAGCGCCGAAAGCTCCTTCGAAGGTCTTGCGGGCACCGGTGCGGCCTTCCTCACCCATGCCGGGGTGGGCGGTCTCCTCGACGGTGTTCAGGG from Deinococcus sp. AB2017081 encodes the following:
- a CDS encoding nitroreductase family protein — its product is MTTFTETRPTTDTLTITEAIETRRSIRKYVQEPMNQDDLHEILRLASLAPSAWNAQTWRFAVVQSPEIKEQLKAAAYGQGQITSAPAVIVVYSDMEDTLNTVEETAHPGMGEEGRTGARKTFEGAFGAQDVAQRGQWGLSQANIAFGFLMLAARGKGYDTVPMLGFNPQAVKELLGLPEHVQFAGLLPIGKRAEEGFPHHRHSVERITKFY